The Spirulina subsalsa PCC 9445 region GTAACTTGGCCTGTAAGGACTCGGTGAGGGGCTTATTTTTTTGGACTTGCGGCACTCGTAAGCGTACCCGACCGGGGACGGTGTGAATGAGGGTGGGGGCGGTTAGGTCAGGGGAGGAGGGGGAGGACATGAGGGGGGGAGGGGGAGCAGGGGAGTGGGGAGTGGGGGGTAGGGAGTGGGGGGTAGGGAGAGGGGGAATTAAGACTTATTCCCTATTCCCTGTTCCCTATTCCCTAGTTAGATTCGGAATCTTGACTAGCGGTTTCTAGAATATTCATTAAACGCAGACCTAGTTCTAATTCGCTCAAATTACCCGTGTGGTAATGAATGACGATGGAGGAGGCTGCACGGTTGACGCGCACATGGATCACTTGCTCCTCGGCGTTGAGGAGTCGTTCTAAGCGTTTGGCAAAGGCGGAATTACTACTCAGTTCGGGGATGCGTAGGCGAATGCGGCCGGGGACGGAATGAATAATCGTAAATCGATCATCGCCAAAGCTGGGGGGAGTTGGAGTGGGGGCGGGTTGAGGAGGGGTGGGGGTGGCGGCGGAGGGTTTTTTCAGTTCTCGGAATACCTGTCGAGAAATACTTGCAACAGCTAGGTTCACGAGGAGGGCATTGGCTCCCCGCAGTTGAAAACGACTGGTAACAAATAATCCTAAGATGACGGGTAGAATCATCTCGACTTCTCCGTGTTCTTGGAGAAACTCAGAGATTTGCTGGGAGTTGGGGGAGGTTTGTTCTAAGGTGGCAATGGTTTGTTCCATAGTTCGGCTAACTGAATCTGAGGGAGTTTCTGGATTATAATCCAGAGAGCAGGCTGGGCTGAATCTTGTCTTAAAGCTTGTGCTACAAGGCTTTGGGGCAAAATTTAGACCGTTTAAAACGACAGGTTTTTAACAGATTTTTGGGTTTGTATTGAGAATCTATTGCAAGAGTCTTTCCTGAGAATAGCAGGAATAATTAGCAAAAAGCAAGTTTTCCTTATTGAGAAATATTGCAAAAATGAATAGGTCTGAACCGCCGAGAAGCGCCGCGCTATATCGTGAGGTGATTACGGGAAAATAGCGGGAGCATGAAAGCCTCCCTTTTAAGTGGGGGATGAAATGCGACACGAGCGGTTTTAACCGCCGTGATGTTAATTTCTTTCCAACGATGTGATAGCCTACGTTGGCGCAGCCTGCGCGAAGCGCATAGATTTAAGAGTCAAGAACTTAGTCAAGAATCATTGTCTAGCTAAATCAATCAATGATGCGGCGTGGTATCAGTTTCGAGAATGGATAGAGTATTTTGGGGCTAAATTTGGTAAGATAACGATTGCTGTCGCACCGAACTATACAAGCCAAAACTGTTCAAATTGTGGTGAAACTGTTAAAAAATCTCTATCGACTAGAACCCATCAGTGTAAATGTGGGTGTGTTTTAGATAGGGATGAAAACGCCGCTATCAACATTCTTAAGAAGGGGTTGAGTACCGTAGGGCATACGGGAACTTTTGGGATAGACCCAATAAACGCTTGGGGAGAGAATACCTCTACTTTTTCAGAAGTGATTTTGTCTAAGCAAGTAATCTCAATGAACCAAGAATCCCCGTCTATGCAAGAGCGGGGAGTGTCAATGGGCAAGCAAAAAGCCTTGGAAACTCATGTTTTCAAGGCTTTAAGGGGGATTGCTGCGAGGAGGGTTAGGAGCCTAATTCTAAAGTTTTAATACTTTGTTCAAATTCGGGTAATAAGCGGTTAAATTCTTCGGAAGTGGCGGCGTAGGTGACGATCCAAATTTGCTCGCCTTCTTGAATCATGTAGAAAAGCTGTTTAATTTTGGCGCTGTCGGTGTCAATTTCTCCCACGAGTCGGCCGGCTTTTTTTCCATTTTGAAGATCGACCATTTGGGGTTCTTCTAGGGTGTAGAGGGCGGCTAATTGTTCTTTGGCGGCTTCCATGTAGGTTTCGATGCCAATTTCTGAGGGGATGTTTTCGGTGGCGATATTTACATTGGTTAGAAAGCCCGAGGTGGCGGCACTTTGGGGGTCAAAGGCGAGGAAGGCGATCGCATCGGGATTTTCCTTAATCCCGGCCAATCGGTCGGCATAAGCGGGATTAATGGCGGTTAATTGGGCTTCGAGTCGGTTTAAATCGGTTTTAGGATTGCCCCCTTGATACCGTGCGGGGAGTTGGAGGGCTAAACCATTGCCTTGTATGGTTTGCCACCCATTTTGAGTTCCTTCCTCCTCGGTGGGGGTGCTGTCTGCTGCGGTGGTGTCAGGATTGGTCAGTGTGGCACCTGTGTTAGGGGATTCCACCTCTGAAGGGGTTGCACCATTTTGGACGGTTTCCCCCGGAGAGGTAGCGTCGCTGGTGTCTGGTGTATTGCCACTACAAGCGACTAAGCTGGCTAACACGAAGGTACTCAAGAGCGATCGCTTAACAAATTGAAGCATAAAAAAATGTCCTCGCTGGGTTCAACTCTTCTCAGCTTAACCTTTCTTCAGAAAAATTATCATTTTGAGACTAGGGGACACAAGAGTTGCACCCTTGGTCGAGAGGATGGATTCGCACCAGATGTGTCAAACTAATTAAGGTGAGTTTTTAAGCCTGAAGCGGCGATATTTCATAGATGACAGCAGAGACAATCAATAATAACGATTTGATATTACGCAAGGACATTTTAGGCTCCCGTCGGTTTAGTAATTACTTTTGGGCTGTGATTTCCGCTATTGGTGGCATTGGCTTCTTACTGGCGGGACTGTCGAGTTACTTCCACGTCAATCTTTTAGTGGTCAGTGATACCAGTGGATTGATTTTCTTTCCCCAAGGCGTAGCCCTTTTGTTTTATGGTTTGGCCGGAACTTCCGTCACCTTGTATCTTCTGACGGTGATCCTGTTAGATGTGGGCGGCGGTTACAATGAGTTCAACAAAAAAACCGGACAGGTTAAAATTTTTCGCTGGGGGTTTCCGGGCAAAAACCGTCGCATTGAACTGGTGTATACACTGGAAGATGTCCAAGCGGTGCGGGCGGAGATTCGGGACGGACTGAACCCGAAACGGGCGTTGTACTTACGAGTGAAAAAACAACGGGATCTCCCCCTAACACGGGTTGGAGAACCTATGTCCTTGTCTGACTTAGAAAATCAGGGTGCTGAGTTAGCACGTTTTTTACAAGTTCCTCTCGAAGGACTTTAGTTCAGAAATACTGATGAAGACTATTCAAAAACCTTGGTTAAAATCTCTGTTGCTGGTAATGGTTGTAAGTGGTTTAATGTTGGCGGGTTGTGCCGATTCCGTAAACAATTCGACCCAAGCCAGTGCAGAAACCAATAATACAATTACAGCCCAAGCGAGCAATCCAGAAATGAGTACATTACCCAGATTAGAAGGCAAAGCCACTGTTGTGATGACGGTGAAGGGTTCTCCCATTACGATTGAGGTAGATGGAGAGAATGCACCGATTACGGCGGGGAATTTCGTGGATCTGGTGAGCCGTGGGGTCTATGATAACTTGGTGTTTCACCGAGTCGTGCGGGACCCTCAGCCTTTTGTGGTGCAGGGGGGGGATCCTCAAGGCAAAAACCCCAATGTTTCGGTGAATCAGTTGGGAACCGGGAGTTTTGTGGATCCCGATTCAGGGCGGCCGCGTTATATTCCTTTGGAAATTAAACCCCAAGGTGCCGATGAACCCCTGTATAGTAAGACTTTTAAGCAGGCTCGGGTTTCTGGGGCTCCGGTGTTAAATCATACTCGGGGAGCGGTGGCGATGGCGCGTTCTCAGATGCCGGATTCGGCTTCGGCTCAATTCTATTTTGCCTTAGCGGATCTATCTTTCTTGGATGGAGATTATGCGGTGTTCGGCTATGTGACGGAAGGGATGGATGTTGTGGATGGCATTCAACAAGGCGATCGCATTGACTCGGCCCGTGTAACCGCAGGTGCAGAAAATCTGAAGAGATAATTAATCCTCAATTATCAAGACTTCAAAAGCCCCGTCTCGACACTCTCCTATTAGAAGAGCGCGGAGCGCGGGGCTTCTTGGCCGAAAACTAAGACTGAGACAAACGTTGAACCGCTTGCCCTCCCAATAACCGATCTGTTTGGGCTAACAAAAAGGGGATTTTCTCCTGATGGGGACTATGGCTTAAACAGGCTTTCAAATCATAATCCAAGACCCGATCGGCTTTATTTCCTGGAAACCAATGACTCCCATTTCCTAACAAGTTATAGCGCATCTTGCCATACTCTACTAAATCATAGGCTAAGGCTAAATTTCTTAACCATAGAATCGCCGGAATATTGATTTCTCCCGGTGTTTTGTCCCATGAGGGTAAACCCTTCTGCCAAGAATAATACCAGTCCGCTCCTAACACTTCAACCGCCCTTGCTTCTAAGCGGTCTAGAATGGGCGATAAGACCTCCTTAGCCCGTTCTAGGTGATCCAAGGTTTTGAGGTGTTCATCAAAGTCAGACGGCCGCGTAGCCCCCACAGAAAGGGTGTGAATTTGGGGGTGGGATAAACAAAATAAGTCATTAAAGACCATCGGACTTAAAGGTTGGCATAACTCTACTAATTTCTGGGGAGGTTCATACAATCTTCCCCCCTTATCCGAAGGACTAATAATAAATACCCCCATATCCTGACGAGTGGCGGCCTCAATGGCTGGCCAATTGTTTTGAAAAATGTAATACCAATGGAGGTTAACATAATCAAATTCCCCCGTATTAATGGCTTGTATAATAATATTTGTGGGACCATGAGTAGAAAACCCAATATAACGAACTTTGCCCTCGGCTTGCAATTTTCGCGCTTCGGCTAAACAGCCATTGGGTTTAAAGGTATTTTCTGCAGTTTCCGGGGTATTAATACCATGAATGCCTAATAAATCGACATAATCTAACTGGAGAAAGGCTAAAGATTGCTCAAACATCCGGCGAAATTCTTGGGCATCAGGTTTAGGAACGACCTTGGTTTGTACAATGAGTTCCTCGCGAGGAAATTGGGGTAAAATTCGCCCTAACTGCATTTCTGATGTGCCATACCCTCGCGCTGTTTCAATGTGGTTAATGCCTAATTCTAAAGCCTGGCGAATGGTGGCCTCTAGATTGTGTTGACTCTCTCGGGGAATTTTCCCCCAAGGTAAATCTTGCCATTGATGTTGATAGCGCATTCCCCCACAGGAGAATAGGGGCATTTTTAACTCAGTGCGTCCAAAACGTCTATAGTCCATGTTTTTTGGTAAAGCGTTCCCTGTTGTACAAGTTATGGATTTTGGCGACATTTAGGGATTCCCCATGTCATAATGAATTATGAATCAAGCGTCTGTTTTAAGTAAGACTCATGGACTGGCAACTCTTAAGTTTAAGTTTTATTACCGTGTTTTTAGCGGAAATTGGGGATAAAAGTCAATTGGCGGCGATCGCTTTAAGTGGGAGTTCAAGATCCCCTCGGGCGGTGTTTTTCGGTACGGTGGCGGCCTTATTATTGGCGAGTTTGATTGGGGTGCTGCTTGGGGGCGGTTTGGCTCATTTCCTCAGTGCTAAACTGATTAAGGCGATCGCGGCTATAGGGTTTGCGATTTTAGCCTTGCGCATTGTTTGGACTCAGGACGAGTAAACTGCTTGAGTTTTTTCCCGACGAAGGAGATAGATGAGCAATATCCCTCTCCTTTCACTCTGGAAGATTTTAACGAATCTTCGCCATCACAGCCAACGAGAGAATCAGGATTTGAACCGGATCTGACAGAAGAGGGTGAGGAGGGACTTTAGAGCGAGGGAACTTTTAGGCGGGGAAACCGTCTAGAAGCGTTCATCCTGTCCCTTTGTTGTCTCCCATTAGCACGAGAGAAGGTGAGTATGAAATCATTCTGGACTCTGAACTATGGCTCAACGCTGCTGGGGGTGGTTATGAGTGCGATCGCCATCTCACCCGTTTGGGCTGTAGACCCGGCACCCATCACCTACAACACCCGCACCGATTGGTCTACTCCCCTCTACAATGAGTTTGATGGTTTCCATGTTAATGATCGTCATGACCGAATTAGCGGCCTTAATGGGCATTTTGTCAGCCAATGGAGTCGTTCCGGCATTCGTCTAACGGTGCGCAATTTTTGGGTCACTGGAGAAAGTTTAGTTCCCCGCACTCGTTACCGTCGCCGTTATTTTTATAATCGTCGCACGGGACACCGCTACAGTCGTTATATTCCCTACACGGATTATCAGCGCGTGCAACATTGGAGTCATCGGGATGTTTCCCCCGATGTGATCCATTTTCGTATTAATGGTGAGGCCTATGAGTACAGTGGGGGGGAAGTTCCCCCGGATTTAGCGGCCGCTTTAGCCAATGCACCCCGAGGAAATATGACCATTCGCCTTGAATTTCAAGACCCAGAAAGTGGCAGAAGACGGGCGAGTTATGATGTGGAAATTGGCGCGGGTACTGTGGCAGCATGGCGGCAGGTGTTCGGGGAGGAACGAGGCAGCAGGAGCGAGAATTAAGGCTTGATAGCAGGGGAAAGGGTCGAGAGGGTGAAAAAGAGAAGTTCCTCCATTTTCTGTGCTTCTGGGGGGCTGGCTGTGCTGTGTTTTGTTAAGAAGATTACAAGATGAATCCTTTGGGGTTGCTAAGGGCTGTGAACTACCCCACCCTGCCGAGGCGCGAGGATGGAGCTTCCTGATTCAATGGGAAGTGCTTTCTATACCGAAATATAGCGAGTCTTATCTTCCCTCCCCAGGCAGAAGTCCTAGTTCCTAAGACCCAAATTTTCTCTTGCAACACAGCCCTTTTTAGCTTGGTTTTCGCTTTGGGAGTTAGTGGTCAAGATATATTTATCTTAGCATGGATTCGCTGTCGCTCAGTATATTGCTGGGTTGCTATTCATCCCCTCCCTGCAAGCGAGGAAGGGGAATTCCGCAACATTTTTGTTAAAATGAGGACTGGGGCATAACACTGTTACTTGGTATCTCTTCTCCTGCGACCCACAATTTCGGACTAAAACTCTTTGTCACTTCTGCCAACTCTTGGAGATAGTTGGGACTGGATTCTACGGGGAAACTATTTTCTGGGGTTGCTTGGCTGTTTTGGGTGGAAAACTCGCCTGCAAATTGTTTGTTTTGGGGGGATTAACTCAGGAGTCTTTCGGAGTTGAGATGAAAAACCGGAAGGGTTAGTTAGGGTTTTGCGGTGCGTTTGACTAGGGTTTGCTGAAAAAGTCGAGGAGTGGGGAATCGGAAAGAATTATCACTTTCTTCAGCAAGCCCCAAATATTGGAGGCGCTGACGCGCAACTAGGAACTTTTTTGAAAGGGCTTTAAAAAAATGAATACAGAACAACGTCGCTTACAAGAAATCAAAGACCAAAATATCCCTTGGAAAAAATGGGGGCCTTATTTAAGTGAACGACAGTGGGGAACGGTACGGGAAGATTATAGCCACGATGGACAAGCTTGGGACTATTTTAGCCATGATCAAGCCCGTTCCCGCGCCTACCGTTGGGGGGAAGATGGCTTGGGGGGAATTAGTGATGATCACCAACTCCTCTGTTTTGCGATCGCACTCTGGAATGGTCAAGATCCGATTTTGAAAGAACGTCTTTTTGGCCTCACAGGTACAGAAGGCAATCATGGGGAAGATGTTAAAGAATATTACTTTTATCTTGACAATATCCCCACTCATGCCTATATGAAATTCCTGTATAAATACCCTCAACATCCCTTTCCCTACAGTCATTTAATCCGAGAAAATGCCCAGCGCGGACGGGAAGGAATGGAGTTTGAACTACT contains the following coding sequences:
- a CDS encoding HMA2 domain-containing protein, with protein sequence MEQTIATLEQTSPNSQQISEFLQEHGEVEMILPVILGLFVTSRFQLRGANALLVNLAVASISRQVFRELKKPSAATPTPPQPAPTPTPPSFGDDRFTIIHSVPGRIRLRIPELSSNSAFAKRLERLLNAEEQVIHVRVNRAASSIVIHYHTGNLSELELGLRLMNILETASQDSESN
- a CDS encoding photosystem I assembly protein Ycf4 → MTAETINNNDLILRKDILGSRRFSNYFWAVISAIGGIGFLLAGLSSYFHVNLLVVSDTSGLIFFPQGVALLFYGLAGTSVTLYLLTVILLDVGGGYNEFNKKTGQVKIFRWGFPGKNRRIELVYTLEDVQAVRAEIRDGLNPKRALYLRVKKQRDLPLTRVGEPMSLSDLENQGAELARFLQVPLEGL
- a CDS encoding peptidylprolyl isomerase; protein product: MKTIQKPWLKSLLLVMVVSGLMLAGCADSVNNSTQASAETNNTITAQASNPEMSTLPRLEGKATVVMTVKGSPITIEVDGENAPITAGNFVDLVSRGVYDNLVFHRVVRDPQPFVVQGGDPQGKNPNVSVNQLGTGSFVDPDSGRPRYIPLEIKPQGADEPLYSKTFKQARVSGAPVLNHTRGAVAMARSQMPDSASAQFYFALADLSFLDGDYAVFGYVTEGMDVVDGIQQGDRIDSARVTAGAENLKR
- a CDS encoding aldo/keto reductase, which encodes MDYRRFGRTELKMPLFSCGGMRYQHQWQDLPWGKIPRESQHNLEATIRQALELGINHIETARGYGTSEMQLGRILPQFPREELIVQTKVVPKPDAQEFRRMFEQSLAFLQLDYVDLLGIHGINTPETAENTFKPNGCLAEARKLQAEGKVRYIGFSTHGPTNIIIQAINTGEFDYVNLHWYYIFQNNWPAIEAATRQDMGVFIISPSDKGGRLYEPPQKLVELCQPLSPMVFNDLFCLSHPQIHTLSVGATRPSDFDEHLKTLDHLERAKEVLSPILDRLEARAVEVLGADWYYSWQKGLPSWDKTPGEINIPAILWLRNLALAYDLVEYGKMRYNLLGNGSHWFPGNKADRVLDYDLKACLSHSPHQEKIPFLLAQTDRLLGGQAVQRLSQS
- a CDS encoding TMEM165/GDT1 family protein codes for the protein MDWQLLSLSFITVFLAEIGDKSQLAAIALSGSSRSPRAVFFGTVAALLLASLIGVLLGGGLAHFLSAKLIKAIAAIGFAILALRIVWTQDE